A genomic segment from Phragmites australis chromosome 6, lpPhrAust1.1, whole genome shotgun sequence encodes:
- the LOC133921850 gene encoding ribosomal RNA-processing protein 8-like, which yields MEPPQEPAAGTRRRRRRGGGKNRRKSSSSQQAPLTAAAPPPPSSPPAKRRRKAGADQVAAKPKMGNTASLLDKMRARLSGGHFRMLNEKLYTCSGQDAFDYFKDDPNLFDVYHSGYHEQMSHWPEQPVNVIISWLKSHNASWTVADFGCGNAAVAKNVKNKVFSIDLVSDDPSVIACDMAHTPLEPSSVDVAIFCLSLMGTNYPSYLEEANRVLKPSGWLVIAEVRSRLDPNTGGADPEKFSEGIIQLGYSLVLKDAKNKMFILFYFRKKEKSKVVKNIDWPQLKPCLYKRR from the exons ATGGAGCCTCCGCAAGAGCCAGCCGCCGGCACCCgcaggcggcgccggcgaggaggcggcaAGAACCGCCGGAAGTCTTCGTCGTCGCAGCAAGCGCCTCTGACAGCGGCTGCGCCCCCACCTCCGTCCTCCCCTCCGGCGAAGCGGCGGCGCAAGGCCGGCGCGGACCAGGTCGCGGCCAAGCCCAAGATGGGCAACACCGCGAGCCTCCTCGACAAG ATGCGTGCAAGGTTATCTGGTGGTCATTTCAGGATGTTAAACGAGAAACTGTACACTTGCAG TGGGCAGGATGCGTTTGACTACTTCAAAGATGACCCTAATCTTTTTGATGTG TATCATTCAGGATATCATGAGCAGATGTCACATTGGCCGGAGCAGCCAGTAAATGTAATAATCAGTTGGTTGAAGAGTCATAATGCATCATGGACTGTTGCTGATTTTGGCTGTG GCAATGCAGCAGTTGCTAAGAATGTGAAGAACAAGGTTTTCTCCATTGATCTTGTTTCAGATGACCCTTCAGTGATCGCTTGTGATATGGCTCAT ACTCCATTGGAGCCATCCTCTGTAGACGTTGCAATATTTTGTCTTTCTTTGATGGGAACCAACTATCCAAGTTATTTAGAGGAAGCAAATAGGGTTCTCAAGCCAAG TGGTTGGCTTGTTATTGCTGAAGTGCGGAGCAGGCTAGACCCAAACACTGGAGGTGCTGATCCTGAAAAGTTTTCTGAAGGCATCATCCAGCTTGGCTATTCCCTTGTGTTAAAG GACGCTAAAAACAAAATGTTCATTCTGTTTTACTTCAGGAAAAAG GAAAAAAGTAAGGTGGTCAAGAACATTGATTGGCCCCAGTTGAAACCTTGTTTGTACAAACGGAGATGA